Proteins co-encoded in one bacterium genomic window:
- a CDS encoding bifunctional 5,10-methylenetetrahydrofolate dehydrogenase/5,10-methenyltetrahydrofolate cyclohydrolase has protein sequence MLIDGRTIAAEVVAELKAKKRDFAGKKMLGILVGDNAASLSFLRQKQQTASELGVQFEVVQIAAPITEAELITRIKKLTADAAVTGAIVQLPIAGESIDTPRVLDAVPYEKDVDCLGDRRSREYYANPLTAAIAPPAVGTVKTILRRLGITDVKGKSVVVYGYGRLVGKPVAAWGVASGAIVTILRRNSTREEIASALGNSDIIVTGVGQKNLISVADVRPGTIVVDFGYPADIDAVAAHGRGILVTPTPGGTGPVLVAELFRNLYAI, from the coding sequence ATGTTAATTGACGGCAGAACAATCGCGGCGGAGGTCGTCGCGGAGCTGAAAGCAAAAAAACGGGACTTTGCCGGCAAAAAAATGCTTGGTATTTTGGTGGGCGATAATGCGGCGTCGTTAAGTTTTTTGCGCCAGAAGCAGCAAACCGCAAGCGAGCTTGGCGTTCAGTTTGAGGTTGTGCAAATTGCGGCGCCGATTACGGAAGCCGAACTCATCACGCGCATAAAAAAGCTGACCGCTGACGCCGCGGTCACAGGCGCTATTGTTCAGCTCCCGATCGCGGGCGAGAGTATTGACACGCCGCGTGTGTTGGATGCTGTGCCGTATGAAAAAGACGTTGATTGCCTGGGGGATCGGCGTTCGCGGGAGTATTATGCAAATCCGCTTACCGCAGCTATTGCCCCGCCGGCGGTGGGAACGGTAAAAACTATTCTGCGGCGTCTCGGCATCACTGATGTCAAAGGGAAAAGTGTTGTTGTTTATGGCTATGGGCGATTGGTGGGAAAACCAGTCGCGGCGTGGGGCGTGGCCTCCGGTGCGATAGTCACCATACTTCGCCGCAACTCAACACGGGAAGAAATTGCATCAGCGCTGGGAAATTCAGATATCATTGTTACGGGCGTTGGCCAGAAAAATCTTATCAGTGTCGCCGATGTTCGTCCGGGCACCATCGTTGTTGACTTCGGTTATCCGGCGGACATTGACGCAGTGGCTGCGCACGGCAGGGGCATTCTCGTGACGCCAACTCCCGGCGGCACGGGCCCCGTGCTTGTCGCGGAACTTTTTCGGAACCTGTATGCGATTTGA